In one Candidatus Hydrogenedentota bacterium genomic region, the following are encoded:
- the yqeK gene encoding bis(5'-nucleosyl)-tetraphosphatase (symmetrical) YqeK, which translates to MAISNLPRKDEYLGLLRGRVSDRTLRHCIGTAEFMALLASRVEIGHEAAMTAGLLHDLCKGFDDETMLAKATDYGIPVRDTQRRKPGLLHGPVAAEEIHRLFGIEDESVRDAIRWHTTGRPEWGLLGLALYVADFAEKTRDHPESAEARALLEKNGFRDTLLFVSRRKLDYVRKKPHIDPTTEAFHAWLEKEWA; encoded by the coding sequence GTGGCGATTAGCAACCTGCCGCGGAAGGACGAATACCTTGGGCTGTTGCGCGGCCGCGTGTCGGACCGCACCTTGCGCCATTGTATCGGCACGGCTGAATTCATGGCCCTGCTGGCATCCCGCGTCGAAATCGGGCACGAAGCCGCCATGACAGCGGGGTTGCTGCACGATCTGTGCAAGGGGTTCGACGACGAAACCATGCTGGCGAAGGCCACGGACTACGGCATCCCCGTTCGCGACACACAACGGCGCAAGCCGGGGCTCCTGCACGGACCCGTCGCCGCGGAAGAAATCCACCGCCTGTTCGGCATCGAAGACGAATCCGTCCGCGATGCCATTCGCTGGCATACGACAGGCCGTCCGGAATGGGGTCTTCTCGGTCTCGCGCTGTACGTGGCCGATTTTGCCGAAAAGACACGGGATCATCCCGAGTCCGCCGAGGCGCGCGCGCTGCTCGAAAAAAACGGTTTTCGGGACACGTTGCTTTTCGTGTCGAGGCGAAAACTCGATTATGTTCGCAAAAAGCCCCATATCGATCCGACAACCGAGGCTTTCCACGCATGGCTGGAAAAGGAATGGGCATGA
- the nadD gene encoding nicotinate-nucleotide adenylyltransferase, translating into MNDALRIGVFGGTFDPIHNAHCELARTALRAARLDKVLFVVSARPPHKGGETHADAEDRYALVRAAVADIPGAEASRLEMDRKGPSYTVDTLRAVAKAYPGADLFLIVGYDALLDLPKWHDAAGILRLARVLAARRPGPVLNPPPMLEGRYELLPFQETGVSSTELRKRIRDGAPLDGWTPPVVARLIAEKGMYRGD; encoded by the coding sequence GTGAATGACGCCTTACGTATCGGCGTGTTCGGCGGCACGTTCGATCCCATCCACAACGCCCATTGCGAACTGGCCCGGACGGCCCTCCGCGCCGCCCGGCTGGACAAGGTTCTCTTCGTCGTGTCGGCGCGGCCCCCCCACAAGGGCGGCGAAACGCATGCGGACGCCGAGGATCGCTATGCGCTTGTCCGCGCGGCGGTTGCGGACATTCCCGGCGCCGAGGCGTCGCGCTTGGAAATGGATCGCAAAGGTCCCTCATACACCGTGGATACCCTGCGCGCGGTCGCGAAAGCCTATCCCGGCGCGGATCTTTTCCTTATTGTCGGATACGACGCCCTGCTCGACTTGCCCAAATGGCATGACGCGGCCGGTATTCTACGTCTGGCGCGCGTGCTGGCGGCCCGGCGGCCCGGTCCCGTTTTGAATCCGCCGCCCATGCTCGAAGGGCGCTACGAACTGCTTCCGTTCCAGGAAACCGGCGTATCGTCCACTGAATTGCGCAAACGGATCCGTGACGGCGCCCCGCTGGACGGATGGACCCCGCCCGTTGTCGCCCGGTTGATCGCCGAGAAGGGGATGTACCGTGGCGATTAG
- a CDS encoding glutamate-5-semialdehyde dehydrogenase, which translates to MKRMDMERIGQQARAAADVLRPMTSAVKDAALIGIAERMAASSNRLKAENAKDLEAGRAKGLSAAMLDRLELNDTRIAAMADGLRAVAALPDPVGEILHQTVRPNGLRIARIRQPIGVVGIIYESRPNVTADAAALCLKSGNACILRGGSESIHSNMAIAQVFVEGAVAAGVPEHAVQIVTTTDRAAVGEMLKMDRYIDMIVPRGGKGLIARIRDESRIPVVAHLDGICHTYVHRDADLAMAKAICLNAKLQRPGVCNAMETLLVHVDAAPRFLPEMAEALRAGGCELRGCARTQALIGCAPATDDDWITEYLDKILSIRVVDSLEDAIAHINTYGSHHSDAIVTDSYAAAERFLDAVDSATVYVNASTRFTDGYEFGMGAEIGISTNKLHCRGPMALEELTTVKYVIRGSGQIRE; encoded by the coding sequence GGCCGCGTCGTCGAATCGGTTGAAAGCCGAAAACGCGAAGGACCTCGAAGCGGGCCGGGCCAAGGGCCTGTCGGCGGCCATGCTGGATCGGCTTGAATTGAACGACACGCGGATCGCGGCGATGGCGGACGGCCTGAGGGCCGTCGCGGCGCTGCCGGATCCGGTGGGCGAGATTCTGCATCAGACGGTGCGTCCGAACGGCTTGCGCATCGCGCGGATTCGACAGCCGATCGGCGTCGTCGGCATCATCTACGAAAGCCGCCCGAACGTGACGGCCGACGCGGCGGCGCTGTGCCTGAAATCGGGCAACGCGTGCATTCTCCGCGGCGGTTCGGAATCCATTCACTCGAACATGGCGATCGCGCAAGTCTTCGTCGAGGGCGCGGTGGCGGCGGGCGTCCCGGAACACGCGGTGCAAATCGTAACGACCACGGATCGCGCGGCCGTCGGCGAGATGCTCAAGATGGACCGATATATAGACATGATCGTTCCCCGCGGGGGCAAAGGCCTGATTGCCCGCATACGGGACGAATCGCGGATCCCGGTCGTGGCGCACCTCGACGGCATTTGCCACACCTACGTGCATCGCGACGCGGACCTCGCCATGGCCAAGGCGATCTGCCTCAACGCGAAACTCCAGCGGCCCGGCGTGTGCAACGCGATGGAGACGCTGCTGGTTCATGTGGACGCCGCCCCGCGGTTTTTGCCGGAGATGGCCGAGGCGTTGCGCGCGGGCGGTTGCGAACTGCGCGGATGCGCGCGGACGCAGGCCCTCATCGGATGCGCGCCCGCAACGGATGATGACTGGATTACGGAATATCTCGACAAGATTCTGTCCATTCGCGTCGTGGACTCGCTGGAGGACGCCATCGCCCATATCAACACATACGGTTCGCATCATTCCGACGCGATCGTTACGGATAGCTACGCGGCGGCGGAACGCTTCCTCGACGCCGTGGATAGCGCAACGGTGTATGTAAACGCATCCACGCGGTTCACGGACGGCTACGAATTCGGCATGGGCGCCGAAATCGGCATCAGCACGAACAAACTGCATTGCCGGGGTCCCATGGCGCTTGAGGAACTGACCACGGTGAAATACGTGATTCGGGGATCTGGGCAAATCCGTGAATGA